From Phaenicophaeus curvirostris isolate KB17595 chromosome 2, BPBGC_Pcur_1.0, whole genome shotgun sequence:
TCTTACTAGAATGACACACTGAAATCTGCTGCTTAAGAGCAAAAGCATTTCTAACAGTGACGTAGCAGTAGATGATTTTTGCTGAAATCATCTCTTTTCTGGCACTGCCAACAGCgttttctcttgttctgttgGTAGTGGAGACACAGGGAAtaagagagaagagggaagtCATTGGGCAGACACTTAATTTTTAAGCTGCTGAAATACTCAGAATTGCTCTTCTGGTTTGTTACCTGACCCAGGAGGGGAGCCTAGAGAGCGAGGGCTTTGAAACCAGTGGTAGCCCAGAGCTGCCTTAGAACATCTATTTCAATATCTGAAGCTAAACTCTTTGGATGCCTTAGAGAAATCAAAGTGTACTTCTATTCTTCTTCAGAATAGAGTTTTGTGGTTAGGACCTGCCTGTCTTCAGGTTTCAACAGCTTAAAACGGCAAGACTAAGACATTAGTATTTTCTGATTCCTACCACTTTTCTattcttatttcattatttttttcaaaatataataGGAAAAACTTGTTGGTCTTCCAGATTTATTAGCCTTAACTGGATATTTGATATCAGACAATTTACTTGCTGCTGGACATCTTTCATTGCTGGCCAAATAAAATCGAAAATGTAGTCAAGTCCTTTGCCACCACCTTTGCTCTCCCTCAGGGCCTTGTAAAGCTTATTCAAGGATTCTGGCTCCTTGATCGCTATGACTATGAAGTAAGTATGTTACTGTTCAGTTGGAGGTACATTACTATGCAAGGCTGTCCTCTATAAAACGAGTTTCAGAAATTACTGTTTAGCTAATAACAGGTATTGAAACACCGTAGGCTTTTTTCATAGTCCTGATGCAGCATCTTCagcagttagatatgacttgagATTCCATTTTAATTACTTGGACAGTAATTGATAAAACTTATTATTTGTAATGTGCTTATAAAAAGTGCTGTTTGTATACAGAGATTTGATTAACCTAGGAAAGAGTGAATTACTCCTTTTAAAACACTCCCTTTGTTCTGTACGGCTAAGTGAATAGGATCTCTGATACATGTCCAGTATCAACTATGTCATTAGTAACTCATGCAAGTTCGTTTAACTGACATTCACCTTTACTTTAATGAACTTTTGAATAGTTGTGTTGCAAGAACGTATGTATGTATCTTAAGAAGCCCGGTCTTCAACCCTTACAGAGATCACTGGACCACCTCCGTCATCAAGAAACAATGGAAGTAGCACCGTGGCTACAGATGCGAATTATTCAATCACTGGCTTGCCAAGGACAGCATAGGCAAGCCCTCACACACCTACGGAATGTGAAGCCATCCGTGTCAATGTGTAGTGAAGTGCGGCTTTGCCTCAGTGTGTTGTTGTCTAATAGGTAAAGAAATATCTCCCCCCATTTTGACATTCAAATATTGCATAAAGTGGAGAACGAATAATTTAAATCACAATCCCCTAAACTTCCTTTAAACTTGGAATACAATAATGTTGGGGCGTCTTTTTGGTTATACTATTACTATATGTTTACCTatcaaaaaaaatgaattacagGTGCGTGGAGGAGGCTTGGGATCTTTTGCGGCAACATGCCACTGAAGTAAATAGAGAAGAGCTCTTAAAACACATTTACGAAAGGTGCCAGGA
This genomic window contains:
- the LOC138717372 gene encoding protein ELYS-like, giving the protein MYLKKPGLQPLQRSLDHLRHQETMEVAPWLQMRIIQSLACQGQHRQALTHLRNVKPSVSMCSEVRLCLSVLLSNRCVEEAWDLLRQHATEVNREELLKHIYERCQEMGLVEDLLKLPFTNTELECLKSILRTRARIPTHAILSVRNQQSACYRPTDQQNQSMKVNLTSSRTTSHEKSSPEYGVV